In Allocoprobacillus halotolerans, a genomic segment contains:
- a CDS encoding NAD(P)-dependent oxidoreductase, giving the protein MDRRNTSLHSTSLNALCDLVSNTAKRLLVVGGAGSLYVNKEHTLCVSDGADFPEVFKPLASAMAKALKELRNRNDVKWTYISPAGDFRADGERTGQYILGGEELTLNSKGESVISYADYAIAMIDEATKGNHIQQRISVVSE; this is encoded by the coding sequence ATGGACAGAAGAAACACTTCGCTTCACAGCACTTCATTAAACGCCTTATGTGATTTAGTAAGCAATACAGCAAAACGTCTTTTAGTCGTAGGTGGTGCTGGAAGTTTATATGTAAACAAAGAACATACGCTTTGTGTTTCAGACGGTGCGGATTTTCCAGAGGTATTTAAACCTCTTGCTTCAGCAATGGCAAAAGCATTGAAAGAACTTCGCAACAGAAATGATGTCAAGTGGACATATATCAGTCCAGCAGGCGACTTCCGTGCTGACGGGGAAAGAACAGGACAATATATTCTAGGCGGTGAAGAATTGACACTAAATTCTAAAGGTGAAAGTGTAATCAGCTATGCCGATTATGCGATTGCTATGATTGATGAAGCAACAAAAGGAAATCATATTCAGCAGAGAATTAGTGTCGTTTCTGAATAA
- a CDS encoding pyridoxamine 5'-phosphate oxidase family protein, with translation MNDVVKFLQENPVQYLATIGRDGKAKCRPFMFCFEKDGKLWFCTNHTKDVYKDMQENPNVEVSVSSPSYAWIRLNGKAVFENDMEVKELCMNNPIVKGQYNTADNPIFEVFYLENAQAVIADFSGNPPKEYTL, from the coding sequence ATGAATGATGTAGTAAAATTTTTACAAGAAAACCCTGTACAGTATTTGGCAACAATCGGGCGTGACGGGAAAGCAAAGTGCAGACCATTTATGTTCTGCTTTGAAAAAGACGGAAAATTATGGTTTTGCACAAACCATACAAAAGATGTCTATAAGGATATGCAGGAAAATCCGAATGTAGAGGTATCTGTTTCCAGTCCTAGTTACGCATGGATTCGCTTAAACGGAAAAGCTGTTTTTGAAAATGATATGGAAGTGAAAGAACTTTGTATGAACAATCCTATCGTGAAAGGACAGTATAATACAGCAGATAATCCTATCTTTGAAGTATTCTATCTTGAAAACGCACAAGCTGTGATTGCTGATTTTTCTGGCAATCCACCAAAAGAATACACTTTATAA
- a CDS encoding 4Fe-4S binding protein encodes MLAIYPTVESRNALTVFQIYEGTGEWFDLSKKPIERFSFQIGSYEETIHGYFVNEQCINCKLCYSKCPQKCIDYSTTPVQIIQKNCLHCGNCYEVCPVRAIEKR; translated from the coding sequence ATGTTAGCAATTTATCCTACTGTTGAGTCAAGAAATGCTTTAACTGTTTTTCAGATATATGAGGGTACGGGCGAATGGTTTGATTTATCAAAGAAGCCGATTGAAAGATTTTCTTTTCAAATAGGAAGTTATGAAGAAACTATACATGGATATTTTGTCAATGAACAATGTATCAACTGTAAACTTTGTTATTCTAAATGTCCTCAAAAGTGTATCGACTACTCAACAACACCTGTTCAAATTATTCAAAAAAATTGTCTGCATTGTGGGAACTGCTATGAAGTATGCCCTGTCCGTGCAATCGAAAAGAGGTAG
- a CDS encoding Rrf2 family transcriptional regulator — MQISSRFTIAVHIFACIDIFKDESKITSDFLASSVNVNPVIIRKILSQLKTAGLVDVQRGSGGTSITKPLEEISFRDIYFAVECIDNGELFHFHENPNHKCPVGRNIHNVLDNKLAQVQKALEDELQKITLADVIKDTQYYIGKENE; from the coding sequence ATGCAGATTTCAAGTCGATTTACGATTGCTGTTCATATATTTGCCTGTATTGATATTTTCAAAGATGAGTCTAAGATTACAAGTGACTTTTTAGCTTCTAGTGTAAATGTCAATCCTGTTATTATAAGAAAAATTTTATCACAGTTAAAAACTGCTGGGCTTGTAGATGTACAACGTGGAAGTGGCGGTACTTCTATCACAAAGCCATTAGAAGAAATTAGTTTCCGTGATATTTATTTTGCAGTGGAATGTATTGATAATGGTGAGCTTTTTCACTTCCATGAAAATCCAAATCATAAATGCCCTGTTGGAAGAAATATTCATAATGTATTAGACAACAAATTAGCTCAAGTACAAAAAGCCCTTGAAGATGAACTACAAAAGATCACATTAGCAGATGTAATAAAAGATACACAATATTATATTGGGAAAGAGAATGAATAG
- a CDS encoding pyridoxamine 5'-phosphate oxidase family protein, with amino-acid sequence MDMTSNECLAYIVNEIHSTVFATVDKDSNPITCAIDMMDYDENGLYFLTAKGKSFYDRLKNNSHIAFTGMKGQDTLSSIAVSMQGKVKEIGSDRLTSLFEKIPIC; translated from the coding sequence ATGGACATGACAAGTAACGAATGTTTAGCGTATATTGTAAATGAAATTCATTCTACTGTATTTGCGACAGTAGACAAAGATAGCAATCCCATAACCTGTGCGATTGATATGATGGACTATGACGAAAACGGATTGTACTTTTTGACGGCAAAAGGAAAAAGTTTTTATGACCGCTTGAAAAACAATTCTCACATTGCTTTTACGGGAATGAAAGGACAAGATACCCTTTCAAGCATTGCAGTTTCTATGCAGGGAAAGGTAAAAGAAATCGGCTCAGACAGATTGACTTCTCTTTTTGAAAAAATCCCTATATGTTAG